The proteins below come from a single Burkholderia sp. PAMC 26561 genomic window:
- a CDS encoding MFS transporter: MTASRKTSATTPSALAAADPRAWRVLWSSTFAFTICFAIWMMFAILGIPLKTQLGLSDTEFGLIAATPVLSGSLARVPLGICTDRFGGRIVFFLTMLATVIPIWLLTYATQFLQFISLGLLIGLAGACFSIGTPYVARWFPKDRQGLAMGIFGAGNSGAALTKFVAPVLIVSFGTWMIVPKVYAIAMLVTAVVFWMTSATNPAHRVENPPSFSSQLRVMKDRRAWRYSQYYSVVFGGYVGLALWLPHYYVNHYGFHIEQAALLAACFSLPGGVLRAVGGWLSDRFGAQKTTWVVMWTVLACFFFLSYPDTDLIVQSARGPLAFNIAISPTLFTVLMFTVGIAMAIGKASVFKFVSDEYIGNIGAVSGVVGLAGGLAGFALPILFGVLADLTGVSSSCFMLLFGATAVSLVWMHFSFRAHGTAVEPRAST; this comes from the coding sequence ATGACGGCCTCACGCAAGACTTCCGCGACTACTCCGTCCGCTTTGGCGGCAGCCGATCCGCGCGCCTGGCGCGTCCTGTGGTCGAGCACTTTCGCTTTCACCATCTGCTTCGCGATCTGGATGATGTTCGCGATTCTCGGCATTCCGCTGAAAACGCAGCTCGGCCTCTCCGATACCGAATTCGGCCTGATCGCCGCCACGCCGGTTTTGTCGGGTTCGCTTGCACGCGTGCCGCTCGGTATCTGCACGGACCGCTTCGGTGGCCGCATCGTCTTTTTCCTCACGATGCTCGCCACCGTCATTCCCATCTGGCTGCTCACCTATGCCACGCAATTCTTGCAATTCATTTCGCTGGGACTTCTGATCGGGCTCGCAGGCGCCTGTTTTTCGATCGGCACGCCTTACGTGGCGCGCTGGTTCCCCAAAGACCGCCAGGGCCTTGCAATGGGCATCTTCGGCGCCGGCAACAGCGGCGCTGCGTTGACCAAATTCGTCGCGCCGGTGCTGATCGTGAGCTTCGGCACGTGGATGATCGTGCCGAAGGTCTACGCCATTGCAATGCTGGTGACGGCCGTGGTGTTCTGGATGACTTCGGCTACCAATCCCGCACATCGCGTCGAGAATCCGCCGAGTTTCTCGAGCCAGTTGCGCGTGATGAAAGATCGCCGCGCATGGCGCTACTCGCAGTACTACTCGGTCGTGTTCGGCGGTTATGTGGGCCTCGCTCTGTGGCTGCCGCATTACTACGTCAACCACTACGGTTTTCATATCGAACAGGCGGCGCTGCTCGCTGCGTGTTTCTCGTTGCCCGGCGGCGTACTGCGCGCGGTCGGCGGATGGCTCTCGGACCGCTTCGGCGCGCAAAAAACGACGTGGGTCGTGATGTGGACCGTGCTCGCCTGCTTCTTCTTTCTAAGCTATCCCGACACCGACCTGATCGTGCAATCGGCCCGAGGCCCGCTCGCGTTCAACATCGCCATTTCTCCCACGCTGTTCACCGTGCTGATGTTCACCGTCGGCATTGCCATGGCGATCGGCAAGGCCTCGGTCTTCAAATTCGTCTCCGATGAATACATCGGCAATATCGGCGCGGTGTCCGGTGTGGTCGGGCTTGCGGGCGGTCTGGCGGGTTTCGCGCTGCCGATTCTTTTCGGCGTGCTCGCCGACCTGACCGGCGTCAGCAGCTCGTGTTTCATGCTGCTTTTCGGCGCGACGGCTGTCAGTCTCGTCTGGATGCATTTCTCTTTTCGCGCGCATGGCACGGCTGTCGAGCCACGCGCATCCACCTAA
- a CDS encoding NarK family nitrate/nitrite MFS transporter — MSNHVLKNWEPEDPAFWKTRGSAIANRNLWISIPALMLAFAVWSLWSVVVVNLDKGGFHFTKNELFWLTALPALSGATLRIFYSFLVPIFGGRRFTAFSTATLLIPALGMGFALRDPATSYSTMLVLALLCGFGGANFSSSMANISFFFPKARKGLATGLNAGIGNLGVSLVQFVTPIVIATAAFASFAGGGQTFVKEGVEHGIWLQNAGFIWMPFIIVSSIAAWFGMNDIADAKASFADQAVIFKRMHNWLMCWLYIGTFGSFIGFSAGFALLTKAQFPSINPTAYAFLGPLAGALTRPVGGWISDRLGGARVTLWTFVGMIASVFVVISFMPGAGSSGNFAGFLGAFIVLFMLAGIGNGSTFRMIPVIFMTQHQRAAKGLDDAAQRQALHNAAKESAAVLGFSAAIGAYGGFFIPKTFGTALDMTGSAVPALYVFIAFYVTCVAITWFFYARRNAGMPC; from the coding sequence ATGTCCAACCATGTGCTGAAAAATTGGGAGCCGGAAGATCCGGCTTTCTGGAAAACACGCGGCTCGGCGATTGCGAACCGCAACCTGTGGATCTCGATCCCCGCGCTGATGCTCGCGTTCGCCGTGTGGTCGTTGTGGAGCGTCGTGGTCGTCAACCTCGACAAGGGCGGCTTCCACTTCACCAAGAACGAATTGTTCTGGCTGACCGCGTTGCCCGCGCTTTCCGGCGCCACACTGCGCATCTTCTATTCGTTTCTCGTACCCATTTTCGGCGGCCGGCGCTTTACCGCTTTCTCCACGGCCACGCTGCTGATTCCTGCTCTTGGCATGGGCTTCGCGTTGCGCGATCCGGCCACGAGCTATTCCACCATGCTCGTACTCGCGTTGCTGTGCGGGTTTGGCGGCGCGAACTTCAGCTCGTCGATGGCCAACATCAGCTTCTTTTTTCCCAAAGCCAGAAAAGGGCTGGCGACAGGACTGAACGCGGGCATCGGCAACCTGGGGGTGTCGCTGGTCCAGTTCGTGACGCCGATCGTGATCGCCACGGCCGCGTTCGCCTCCTTCGCAGGCGGCGGCCAAACCTTCGTCAAGGAAGGCGTCGAGCATGGCATCTGGCTGCAGAACGCGGGCTTCATCTGGATGCCGTTCATTATCGTTTCGTCGATTGCGGCGTGGTTCGGCATGAACGATATCGCCGACGCGAAAGCCTCTTTCGCCGATCAGGCCGTGATCTTCAAGCGCATGCACAACTGGTTGATGTGCTGGCTGTATATCGGCACGTTCGGTTCCTTCATTGGTTTCTCGGCAGGCTTCGCGCTCTTGACCAAGGCGCAATTCCCATCGATCAACCCGACCGCCTATGCGTTCCTCGGGCCGCTCGCAGGCGCGCTGACGCGTCCTGTCGGAGGATGGATCTCGGACCGCCTGGGCGGCGCGCGAGTGACGTTGTGGACGTTCGTCGGCATGATCGCCTCGGTATTCGTCGTCATTTCGTTCATGCCGGGCGCAGGATCAAGCGGCAACTTCGCCGGCTTCCTCGGCGCGTTCATCGTGTTGTTCATGCTGGCGGGTATCGGCAATGGCTCGACCTTCCGCATGATCCCGGTGATCTTCATGACCCAGCATCAGCGCGCAGCCAAAGGGCTCGACGACGCTGCCCAGCGCCAGGCGCTTCACAACGCCGCGAAGGAATCCGCGGCCGTGCTGGGCTTCTCCGCAGCAATCGGCGCGTACGGCGGCTTCTTCATTCCCAAAACCTTTGGTACGGCGCTCGACATGACCGGCTCGGCCGTTCCCGCGCTGTATGTGTTCATCGCGTTCTACGTGACGTGCGTTGCCATCACGTGGTTTTTCTATGCACGCCGCAACGCCGGCATGCCTTGCTGA
- a CDS encoding nitrate reductase subunit alpha: MSHFLDRLKFVKRTQSTFANGHGAVVSEDRKWEDGYRNRWQHDKIVRSTHGVNCTGSCSWKVYVKNGLIVWETQQTDYPRTRADLPNHEPRGCPRGASYSWYVYSAQRVKYPMIRGRLMDMWREARKSMDPVAAWASISQDPVKSKRYKSVRGLGGFVRADWNTANEMIAAANAFTIGKFGPDRVIGFSPIPAMSMVSYAAGSRYLSLIGGVCLSFYDWYCDLPPASPQVWGEQTDVPESADWYNSTYLMVWGSNIPQTRTPDAHFYSEVRYKGTKTVAVSSDFGEMVKFGDIWLAPTQGTDAALAMAMGHVVLKEFHAANASNKSAYFRDYVKQYTDMPMLVLLRDNGETLVPDHFLRASHLADNLDEANNAQWKTLVLDAGSGEIVAPNGTIGFRWNEASHNDGEKVGRWNLELKDGGSGRAIDPRLSMIDAHDEAVEVGFPYFGSEHDALLSRRVPAKRVTLADGTCALVATVFDLQMANYGVDQGLGGPNVATSYDDDVPYTPAWQEKHTTVPRNLVIQVAREFATNAHQTQGKSMVIVGAALNHWYHNDMIYRGIINLLMMCGCVGKSGGGWAHYVGQEKLRPQFGWAPLAFALDWSKPPRQMNGTSFFYNHTSQWRHEKVGLSEVLAPTANMGKYSHLSMLDLNAKSERMGWLPSAPQLGANPLDLTDAAVHAGMKPVDYVVDRLKSGKLQFSCDDPDNPVNFPRNMFVWRSNILGSSGKGHEYFLKYLLGTQNALFSDENDAIMPGEVNVRPAAEGKLDLLTVLDFRMSTTCLYGDIVLPTATWYEKDDLNTSDMHPFIHPLSEAVQPLWESKSDWEIYKGIAEKFAEIGGAHLGTRTDLVCTPLMHDTPGELGQPFEPKDWRAGECDLIPGKTAPSMTVVERNYKDVYRKFTSVGPLLDTQGNGGKGINWNSKHEVGELADITKTVTEPGVSLGRPRLDTAIDAAEMILTFAPETNGHVAVKAWEALSKITGREHAHLALGREHDKIRFRDVQAQPRKIISAPTWSGLESEEVSYNAGYTNVHELIPWRTLTGRQQFYQDHRWMLDFGEGSCVYRPAINTKTVTAMLGAKPNGEHELVLNWITPHQKWGIHSTYSDNLRMLTLSRGGPHVWVSEAEAKEAGLVDNDWVEVFNVNGTLTARVVVSQRVPRGMCLMYHAQEKIVNVPGAETSGMRGGIHNSVTRTVLKPTHMIGGYAQQAYGFNYYGTVGSNRDEYVIVRKMKKVAWLEGPLKEHEGAAS; encoded by the coding sequence ATGAGTCATTTTCTGGATCGCCTGAAGTTCGTCAAGCGCACGCAGTCGACGTTTGCGAACGGCCATGGCGCGGTTGTCAGCGAAGACCGCAAGTGGGAAGACGGATATAGAAACCGTTGGCAACACGACAAGATCGTACGTTCCACGCACGGTGTGAACTGCACCGGTTCATGCTCGTGGAAGGTGTACGTGAAGAACGGTTTGATTGTCTGGGAAACGCAGCAGACCGACTATCCGCGCACACGCGCCGACTTGCCCAATCACGAACCGCGCGGCTGTCCGCGGGGGGCATCGTATAGCTGGTACGTGTATTCCGCGCAGCGCGTGAAGTACCCGATGATCCGCGGCCGCCTGATGGACATGTGGCGCGAAGCACGCAAGAGCATGGACCCGGTCGCGGCCTGGGCATCGATCAGTCAGGACCCCGTCAAGTCGAAACGCTACAAGAGCGTGCGCGGACTCGGCGGCTTCGTGCGCGCCGACTGGAATACCGCCAATGAAATGATCGCGGCGGCGAATGCGTTCACCATCGGCAAGTTCGGGCCGGATCGCGTGATCGGCTTCTCGCCGATCCCGGCAATGTCGATGGTGTCATACGCCGCCGGTTCACGTTATCTCAGCCTGATCGGCGGCGTCTGCCTCTCGTTCTACGACTGGTATTGCGATCTGCCGCCGGCTTCGCCGCAAGTGTGGGGCGAGCAGACCGACGTGCCGGAATCAGCCGACTGGTACAACTCGACCTACCTCATGGTGTGGGGATCGAACATTCCTCAAACCCGTACGCCCGACGCGCACTTCTATTCCGAAGTCCGCTACAAGGGCACGAAGACTGTGGCGGTATCGTCGGATTTCGGCGAGATGGTCAAGTTCGGCGATATCTGGCTCGCGCCGACGCAAGGCACCGACGCAGCGTTGGCAATGGCAATGGGCCACGTCGTGCTGAAGGAATTCCACGCGGCCAACGCGTCGAACAAGTCCGCGTATTTTCGCGACTACGTGAAGCAATACACCGACATGCCGATGCTCGTGCTGCTGCGCGACAACGGCGAAACCCTGGTCCCCGATCACTTCCTGCGCGCATCGCATCTCGCCGATAACCTCGATGAAGCCAACAACGCGCAATGGAAGACGCTCGTGCTGGACGCCGGCAGCGGCGAGATTGTCGCGCCCAACGGCACGATCGGTTTTCGCTGGAACGAGGCGTCGCACAACGACGGCGAGAAGGTCGGCCGCTGGAACCTCGAACTGAAGGACGGCGGCAGCGGCCGCGCCATCGACCCGCGTCTTTCCATGATCGACGCGCACGACGAAGCCGTCGAAGTCGGCTTCCCCTATTTCGGCAGCGAGCACGACGCGCTGCTGAGCCGGCGCGTCCCGGCAAAACGCGTCACCCTCGCCGATGGCACCTGCGCGCTCGTTGCGACCGTGTTCGATCTGCAGATGGCGAACTACGGCGTGGACCAAGGCCTTGGCGGCCCGAACGTCGCAACGAGCTACGACGACGACGTCCCCTACACGCCGGCATGGCAGGAAAAGCACACCACGGTCCCGCGCAACCTCGTGATCCAGGTGGCGCGCGAATTTGCGACGAACGCCCATCAGACCCAGGGCAAGAGCATGGTGATCGTGGGCGCGGCGCTCAATCACTGGTATCACAACGACATGATTTATCGCGGCATCATCAACCTCCTGATGATGTGCGGTTGCGTGGGCAAGAGCGGCGGCGGCTGGGCGCACTACGTAGGCCAGGAAAAGCTGCGTCCGCAGTTCGGCTGGGCGCCGCTCGCATTCGCGCTCGACTGGTCGAAGCCGCCGCGCCAGATGAACGGCACGTCGTTCTTCTACAACCACACGAGTCAGTGGCGTCACGAGAAAGTGGGCCTGAGTGAAGTCCTCGCGCCGACCGCGAACATGGGCAAGTATTCGCACCTCTCCATGCTCGATCTCAACGCGAAGTCCGAGCGCATGGGCTGGTTGCCGAGCGCACCGCAACTCGGTGCAAACCCGCTCGACCTCACTGACGCGGCCGTTCACGCCGGCATGAAGCCTGTGGATTACGTGGTGGACCGCCTGAAGTCCGGCAAGCTGCAGTTCTCCTGCGACGACCCGGACAACCCCGTCAACTTCCCGCGCAACATGTTCGTCTGGCGCTCGAACATCCTGGGCAGTTCGGGCAAGGGGCACGAGTATTTCCTGAAGTATTTGCTCGGCACGCAGAACGCCCTCTTCTCCGATGAAAACGACGCCATCATGCCGGGCGAAGTCAACGTGCGCCCCGCCGCCGAAGGCAAGCTCGATCTTCTCACCGTGCTCGATTTCCGCATGAGCACGACTTGCCTTTATGGCGACATCGTGTTGCCGACCGCTACGTGGTACGAGAAAGACGACCTCAATACATCGGACATGCATCCGTTCATTCATCCGTTGTCGGAAGCCGTGCAACCCTTGTGGGAAAGCAAGAGCGACTGGGAAATCTACAAGGGCATTGCCGAGAAGTTCGCGGAAATCGGCGGTGCGCATCTGGGCACGCGCACCGACCTGGTCTGCACGCCGCTCATGCACGACACCCCCGGCGAGCTCGGCCAGCCGTTCGAGCCGAAGGACTGGCGCGCGGGCGAATGCGACCTGATCCCGGGCAAGACCGCACCGTCCATGACCGTCGTCGAGCGTAACTACAAGGATGTGTATCGCAAGTTCACGTCGGTCGGACCGCTGCTCGATACGCAAGGCAACGGCGGCAAGGGCATCAACTGGAACAGCAAGCACGAAGTCGGCGAGCTCGCGGACATCACGAAAACCGTCACCGAACCGGGCGTGAGCCTGGGACGTCCGCGTCTGGATACGGCTATCGATGCAGCCGAGATGATCCTCACGTTCGCGCCGGAAACCAACGGGCATGTGGCAGTCAAGGCGTGGGAAGCGTTGTCGAAGATCACGGGACGCGAACACGCGCACCTCGCGCTTGGCCGCGAGCACGACAAGATCCGTTTCCGCGACGTCCAGGCGCAGCCGCGCAAGATCATTTCCGCGCCCACATGGTCGGGCCTCGAATCCGAGGAAGTGAGCTACAACGCCGGTTATACGAACGTGCATGAACTGATCCCATGGCGCACGCTGACGGGCCGGCAGCAGTTCTACCAGGATCATCGATGGATGCTGGATTTCGGCGAAGGCTCGTGCGTGTATCGCCCGGCGATCAACACGAAAACCGTCACCGCCATGCTTGGCGCAAAACCCAACGGCGAGCATGAGCTCGTGCTCAACTGGATCACGCCCCACCAGAAATGGGGCATCCACTCCACTTACTCGGACAACCTGCGCATGTTGACGCTCTCGCGCGGCGGACCTCACGTGTGGGTGTCTGAAGCAGAGGCAAAAGAAGCAGGTCTCGTCGATAACGACTGGGTGGAAGTGTTCAACGTGAACGGCACGCTGACAGCGCGGGTCGTGGTGAGCCAGCGCGTGCCGCGCGGCATGTGCCTGATGTATCACGCGCAGGAAAAGATCGTGAACGTGCCGGGGGCCGAAACAAGCGGCATGCGCGGCGGCATCCACAACTCGGTCACGCGCACGGTGCTCAAGCCGACGCACATGATCGGCGGGTACGCGCAGCAAGCCTACGGTTTCAATTACTACGGCACCGTGGGGTCGAACCGCGACGAGTACGTGATCGTGCGCAAGATGAAAAAAGTGGCGTGGCTCGAAGGTCCGCTGAAGGAACATGAAGGAGCTGCATCGTGA